Part of the Flavobacterium alkalisoli genome is shown below.
TGCAACCGGTTTGTGGCAGTTTATGTACCCTACAGGTAAGCAGTATAATCTTGAGGTAAACTCTTATGTGGATGAGCGTTGCGACCCGCTTAAGGCTACCGAAGCTGCATGCCAGTACTTATCAAGCCTGTATAATATTTTTGGCGACTGGGATCTGGTACTTGCATCATACAATGCCGGTCCGGGTAACGTAACTAAGGCTATCCGTAGGTCAAACGGTCATAAAAACTACTGGAACATAAGAAAAAACCTTCCACGTGAAACACAGGGTTATGTTCCTGCATTCCTTGCAACCATGTATATTTATGAATATGGTAAAGAGCACGGTATTAAACCAAGACAGGCTTCAATGACTTATTTTGAGACCGACACTGTTATGGTAAAACGCAAAATGTCGTTCAGGCAGGTTGCTGATTTACTTGATGTACCTGTTGAGGAACTACAGTTCTTAAACCCCATCTATAAACTGGATGTTATTCCTTTTGTTGCAGATGAGCCACATTATTTAAGGTTACCGAAAGACAAGGTAGGATTATTTACCTCTAATGAAACGGCAATCTATGCTTATGTAGATTATGAAGACCTTAAGAGGGAAAGGCCGTACTTTGTTGACGAAGGCGATAAGGAAGCATTAGCTACTATTGGAAAAACGACTAAAGTTAAGACTAAATATCATACCGTTAAGAGAGGTGATGTTTTAGGTAAGATTGCCGATAAATACAATGTATCCATTACAGATTTAAGAAAGTGGAACAAAATTAAAGGCAATACCATTTATGCCGGACAAAAGCTAAAAATTAACGAAACTATTATAGTTAATATACCTCAGGAAACTGCTGTTGCAGCTAAGCCTAAAAAAGCTGCCAAGCCGGAAGTTAAGAAAGAGGCAGAGCCTGAAGTAGCTGAAGCTACTTCAGATGAAGAAACTGCTGTTGCTGTTGCGGATGCTGACACTGAGGAAGCTGAAGAAGTTAAACCGGTTGTTGTTGCTAAGGAAACCAAAAGATCTAAAAGTGTAAACTACGAAGAAGAGCGTTTATATATTGTTCAAAAAGGAGATTCACTTTTCAGTATAGCAAGAAAGCACCCAGGTGTAACTGTTGAAAACCTTAAGGACTGGAATAAGCTTAAGGGCGAAAACATTCAACCGGGAATGAAGCTTAAGGTTAAGTCTGCTATTAACTAAAAAACTGTCATGTCGGGAGCAAAACAAATATTGTATTTTGTTTTTATCCTGTGTATTATCGGCTGTAACAGTGATAATAGCAGTGATAGCAGCGATTCCAATATCAATGAAATTTCTATAATTATAGATGATGTCCTGTGGAACGGCGATGTGGGCGACAGCCTGCGAAAAAAACTCGCCGCTCCCGTAGAGGGCCTCACTCAGGAAGAACCTCTTTTTACCCTTAATCAATACAACGAAAAAGTTTTTGGAGGTAAGCTTACAAAAGGCCGAAACATTATTGTTATCGATAAGGATACCATTAACAGCTTTACCGAAAAGACCAACAGGTACTGCAGGCCACAAAATGTATTTACCATAAGGGGTAAGAATGCACAGGAAATACTTTTTCTTATTGAAATACATGCCGACGAAATAATCAGGGCCATTAAGGAAACCGAAGTTAATGAGAATCAACAGCGAAATATTAAATCGGGATTGGTTAATCATGGTGTTTTCGAAAAGTTTGGGGTTTGCATCAATGTTCCTTCCACCTATACTTATGCCATAAATAACAATGATTTTTTGTGGCTAAAAAAAGATACGCCCGGAGGTAATACCAGCCTGCTATTATACAGGGTACCGTGCAATGTTATTGAAAGAGACAAGACTATTTTGAATAACATTATCAAAATGCGTGATTCTGTTGGGGCAAGGTATATACATGGGCAGGACGATAATACATTTATGGTAACCGAAGAGGCCTATTCTCCGTACTTTTTTACTACAAGCTATCATAATAAAATGGTTTTTGAAACCCGTGGCAACTGGGAAATGAAAAACGATTTTATGAACGGGCCATTTATAAATTATGCCGTTAGGGATGATAAAAACAACAGTTACCTGGTAATTGAAGGATTTATATACAGCCCTTCTTCCCCCAAAAGAGATTTGATTGTAGAACTTGAGTCTATAATCAGGTCTGCAGAATTTCTATGAAACCAATATTCAAAATAAAGCGATTTAACGAACTTTCTTTAACCGAACTATACGAACTCCTGCAATTGCGTAGTGAGGTGTTTGTGGTGGAGCAAAATTGCGTTTATCAGGACATAGATGGTAAAGACATGAAGGCGCTTCATCTTATTGGAGAATATGATGGGAAGATAGTGGCTTATGCTCGATTGTTTTCTGCGGGTTATTATTTTGACAATGCCTCCATAGGAAGGGTTGTAATAGACGAAAAGTATCGTGACCGTAAATGGGGTCATGATTTAATAAAAGAAGCGCTGGAAGGCATTAAAATTCATTTTAATGCTACAGCGGTTACAATCTCTGCGCAGCTTTATCTCAAAAAGTTTTATGAAGCCCACGGCTTTAAACAGGAAGGGGAAGGCTATCTTGAAGACGGCATTCCCCATATAAAAATGAATATTCTGTAAATCTAGATTTTTGTAATTAAAAATTCCACACGCCTGTCAAATTCAGATCCTTTACCAAGAGGCTGGGTGTTCCCATAACCCTTGTAGGTAAGACGTCTAGCAGGAATCTTTTTAGACACCAGGTATTTATAAACGGCATAGGCCCTGTTTTTAGACAATTCCCTTTTTTTGGTATCCATATCAATGGCTTCTTTCTGGAAGGTTGGCGTACAGCATATATGCCCCTGGATTTCAAATTCAAGGTTTTTGTATTTGTGTAGTATCCGGGCAACCTTGTCAAGTTCTTTTCTTGAGGAAAGGGTTAATTTGCTGCTACCCCTGTCAAAAAGGATGTTTCGCATAATTACCCTGTCGCCCACTACCATTTTCTCCTTAAGGGCATCATATACGCCCGGATCTAACGGAGGGGGAGGAAGCGGCTCAAAATTAACCACAACGTCTACACGCCTGTTTTTAGCACGTGCTTCAGATACGTTATCAATATCTTCTTCCAGTAAGATTCTTCCGCGGCCTTCAATGGTAACAATAATCTTGTTTTTAATACCCTTTTCAATCAGCTTGTTTTTAATGGTGTTAGCACGATTGTTAGAAAGCTTAAAGTTGTATTCATCTTTTCCGCGGTCGTCGCAGTACCCAAAAATCTGGATACTTTCTACACGGGTAGTGTCTAATGCCTGAATAAAGGCAACCACGTCGGTAGCCTGTTTTTCTTTCAGGTCAAATTTGTCAAACTCAAAGTAAATTGAGTGTACTACTTCCTCTTGGGAAAATAATGGTTTTGGCAGTAAAAATAATAATAAGATGCAGTAAAAAGGTTTCATTTGTAATTATTAGTTAGGATCTTCAACCCTTGTTAAATGCAGGTCCTCAGGAGGGTGTATCACAATTGGGAACTGCTCTACCTTAACAGAGCTGTTGTCTAGTCCAAATGCACGGCCTTCAGTAAGGCTCACCTTCTTAAGCACAAAGTATATATCAAGGATTATTCTTTCATACCAAGGTAAATCGTTGTCGTAAGACAGGAATTTTTCGATAATCACAAATTTAAAATCACCAATTACATTGTTACGGTTTAGCGATTCATAACGGCTGGTAATATCTACCTCTCCGTTTTTAACCATGTCCCTTACAACGTTCTTAAACATAAGGTTAACCCTTGGTGCCACACGGAAACCAAGATAAAAGTCAACCCTTATCACATCATCTTTCATGATTTCCCTTACACGGTAATCCATACGGTAAGGTTCATCTACCACATTGACATGCACAAACCAGTAAATGTCGGCACGTTTTGGTCTTTTTTGTAATATCGAATATATAATTTTCGATTCTATTTCGTCACTAAACTGAGCGTTAGTTAAGTATACCAGGTGAGTGGCATACTTAGGTATCGACTGATCGTTGCTCAGGTCGGCAAGTACGCTTTTATAGTTGTCAATTTTAGTAAACTCGGTGTACTCGCTGCGTATCTTTTTCGCTGTAAACCAAACTGCCATGATAAACGAAAGCAATCCGGCAATGATGAGCGAAACATATCCTCCGTGGGTAAACTTACTGATATTAGCTATAAAGAACGAAATTTCTATTGAGAAATATACCGCTACGGTAAAGATTATCAGGATTGGATTATAGCGTTTCATGACCATATAATAGCCCAAAAGGGTAGTGGTCATTATCATGCACAGTACGATGGCAAGGCCGTAAGCCGCTTCCATATTACCTGATTCCTTAAAGTGCAGTACTACAAATACACATCCCAGGAATAATAGCCAGTTGACTGACGGAATATACAGCTGTCCCCTAAGTTCTGTAGGGAATTTAACCGACACTTTAGGCCAGAAGTTTAGACGCATTGCCTCACTTATTAGTGTAAACGAACCACTTATTAAAGCTTGCGAAGCTATAACGGCCGCTGAGGTTGCAATGGCAATACCAACGGGTACAAACCAATCTGGCATTAAAAGGTAGAAAGGGTTACCGGGGTTAGAGTTATCGCTTAATTCAGCCAGGGTTTTACCCGAATGAGATATTAGGTAAGCTCCCTGCCCAAAATAGTTTAATACCAGCATGCTTTTTACAAATCCCCAACTGATACGGATGTTGCTTCTTCCACAGTGTCCCATATCGCTGTATAGAGCTTCAGCTCCTGTTGTACAAAGGAAAACAAAGCCCAACACATGGAAACCTTCGGGATGTATTTTCAATAAGTGGAAAGCGTAGTAAGGGTTAAGCGCTTTTAAAACTTCTATGTTTGAGATAAGCGGAATAATACCTAATATTCCCAGCATACCGAACCAAATAAGCATCATAGGCCCGAAAAACTTACCTACCAGCTTAGTACCAAAGCGCTGTATGGCAAAAAGGATAAAAAGGATTCCTATAACGATAGGCACCGTATCCAGTTCCGGATTATAAATCCTTAAACCTTCTATTGCAGATGAAACGGAGATGGGTGGGGTAATAATACCATCGGCCAAAAGGGCGCTACCTCCTATAATGGCGGGAACTATAAGTCCTTTTTTCTTTAATCGTTTTACAAGGGTATAAAGAGAGAAAATACCACCTTCGCCCTTATTATCGGCTTGTAAGGTAAGTATTACATACTTTACTGTGGTTTGCAGTGTAAGTGTCCAGAAGATACAGGAGAGAGCACCAAGAACAATATCCTGCTCTATGGCTTCACCTCCCATTATGGCCTTCATTACATATAAGGGAGAAGTACCTATATCTCCATAAATAATTCCTAAAGTAACAATAAGTCCGCCTAAGGTTACTTTGTTCAAATGTTTGTGACTACTGCTCACGATAACAATAAATTAAAACAGCAAAGGTATATGTTTTTATAAATAACGTTAAGTGCACCTGTGATATTTAACCTAAAAAAAATCCTCAGGTACTTAAACCTGAGGATTTCGGTGCATTATTTTGAAAGTATCTTGTTATATTCTGCAGTATTGTTAAGTAAAGCGGCTGCTTTTTTTATCTCTGCATTACTGGTTGTATAGTATTTATACAAACCTTCTTTATATTGATAGCGGGTTATAATCTCATCAAGTAAAAGCTCTTTTATCTCTTCTTTGTTTTGGTTAAGCTCTTTTTCCTCACTTTTCTTAAGTGCTGCCAGCAGTTGATTATACTCTGCCGCTATGGTTTCATCTACTTTTTCTTTTTTGGCGATTTCCAACGTAGCCTTAAGCGATTTTTCGGTTTCAGTATCAAAGTCGAAATTGGTTCTTTTCAGGAACTGTTTAAAGCCTTCAAAATCAGTATCATTTACCGTTGGTATCGCGGTACCCTGATTAGGATGTTTATAGTAATACTCGGTAACATAGTTAAAAATAGCATCGTTTCGCTGTAAGGCATCGGCTATAGAACTTTGTTTAGATTCCTCAAGAACCACATCCGGTAATATACCGCCGCCATCATAAACGGTACGGCCGTTTTTGGTTTTAAATGCGTTGTAGTCTTTCTGGTCTATTCTTATGGCTTTACCGTCAGCATCCTTGTGAGTATAGTCAAGAGCCTGAATGCCCCGGCCTGAAGGAGTATAATAACGGGAAATAGTTACCTTAACCTGAGTACCGTAAGTAAGCTCGATGGGTCTTTGTACCAGTCCTTTTCCAAAACTTCTGCTTCCTACAATCACAGCACGGTCCAAATCCTGTAAAGCCCCTGAAACAATTTCGGAAGCCGAAGCACTTTTACCGTTTACCAGTACAGCCAGAGGAATTTCGGTATCAACCGGAGCCCTTTGTGTTCTGTAGGTATTATTATATTTTTCGTTTTTAGACTTTGTGGTAACAATGGTCTCGTTTTGAGGCAGGAAAAGGTTACAGATGTTAACTGCTTCCCCTAATAAACCTCCGGGGTTACCCCTTAAATCAAGGATTATTTTTTTAGCACCCTGTTTTTTAAGTTCCAGTAAAGCTTCTTTTGTTTCTGCCGAAGCTTTAGCATTAAACTGGCTAAGAACGATATATCCGGTGTCATCGCCTACCATTGAATAGAAGGGAACCGCCGAGACATCTACCTCATTTAAAATGATTTGTGTACTGTAAGGTTTACCCTGACGCAGGTATTTTATATCAATAGCCGTGTTTTTTGTCCCTTTTAAAAGTTCGCCGGCATCTTCCTTAAAATCAATAAGGCTTACATCACCTATCTGTATAATCTCGTCGCCTGCCTTAAGGCCTGCTTTGTCGGCAGGATAATCCTTGTAAGGCTCTTTAATGATTAGTTTACCCTCCTTACGGGTTATAAGTGCACCAATGCCGGTATATTCTCCGGTATTGTTTATCTTGAATTTGGCAACATCCTGCTCATTGAAATAAACGGTATACGGATCCAGATCAGTAAGCATGTTTTTTATGGCAGTATCCATAAGCTCACCCGGATTGGTTTCATCTACATAGTTTACGTTTACTGTTTTAAACAGCGTTGTAAAAATCTCCACCTGCTTGGCGATTTCAAAAAAATCTTCCTTAAAGCTGGCCCCAACAAACAGAAAAGCAACTGCAAAAGCCGGGATAACATATTTTCTTTTTAGTCTGGATAGCATGATATTATTGTTTTTTACGTCGGAATCTTCTCCTGATTAAAATAAAAGCAATTACGAAAATAAGGATAAATGGCCATATTTGAATCAAACCGATAAAGAAACTTGAAAGCGAGTTGAATCCTGATTTCAGGGCATTACCTATTTTGCTTCCGTAAGAAACGGTAGCGTCCTCTCTTTCGGCAACGGTTTTGTAAAACTGAAGGTAAACTGAACTAAATGAAACCTGGTTATCCAAATACTGTAAACGTCCCTGTTTTGACTCTATTTCCTCACGTATAACTGAGAGTTCCTTTTCTATTTCCAACATTTCTGAAACCTTATTGGCTTTTTTAAGGAGTTCCAAATAGCGTTCTTCCAGCGCTTTTTTTGTTTTTATACGGGATTCGTTATCAATATACTCTTCGGTAACGTCGCGTGAAGAGATTTCTTTTCTGTCAAAATACGATACACCTTTACTGATTTCGTCTATAAAATTGTCAAACGATTCGTTAGGTATTCTTATGATAAGGGAGCGGGTTACTGTGTTGTATTCATTTCTTTCTTCATCACTTTGCACCTGCCCATTAAATTTACCAATAGCCTGTTTTATTTTGTCGGCAGTAGTTTCAAGGTTTTGTGTTTCAAAATGAAGAGTAGCAGTTTTAATTATTTTTGGGTCTGTTTGCTTTGCCTTAGCAATAGATTTAGGAGCGATTTTGTAGAATTCTGCACTTGATGGGTCTGCAACAATCTGATGTGCAATTTCTTCTGTAATATATGCTTCTTCCACTGTTTCCTTACAGGAAATCACTAAAACAATAACACTTAACAGTAAGATGATTTTTTTCATGGTATAAGGTGTTTTTGTTAAAACGCAAAAAACCGTACCAATATTACAAAACGCTAAAAAACAGATTATTGCTGTTTAATATGGGTAATAAACTTTTCAAAAAGCTGAATGGTTTTGGTATTTATTTCCTCAAAAGAAAGACGGTCTTTAGTTTGGTACATCAGCATAAAAGCATAATTACCGGGTATATTCTCTAACAGCAGGTGCTTATTATGCCTGTAAGTTTCCCTAAGTAATCTTTTGAAATAGTTACGGTCTACCGCTTTTTTGAAATGTTTTTTAGATACTGAAACTCCTACCTTTATTGGATTTTCCTCGGTTTCAGGTAATGGCACATACACCAGTCGTAACGGATATTTTGAAACCGACCTCCCTTCACTAAACATAAGGTCTATCGTGTTTCTGCTCTTTAGCTTTTCCTCTTTTGGGTATGTGTATTTCTTTTGTTCCATTTGCTGGGGCAAAGGTACATTTTTTTAAATCAGCTTTATGTTGCTGCAGGTATAAGAAAATTTTCTTAATATTGTAGTGGAATAAAATAGTATGAGTTATGGTTGCGGATCG
Proteins encoded:
- a CDS encoding lytic transglycosylase domain-containing protein, with the translated sequence MNKKRTLSLLLAAFSIGAFAQETAEADIQIKPVIKMSFLDSVKSGFVRHEEMRCIDSLWMKELANNDLFEDMQEDIERLNPDDDVTFDLSTELLQQRLKEMDAKSPFNIEYSKGLENIIKSYLKNRPKGFERLMAISQYYFPMFEEHLAKYDVPIEIKYLAVIESALNPRAKSRVGATGLWQFMYPTGKQYNLEVNSYVDERCDPLKATEAACQYLSSLYNIFGDWDLVLASYNAGPGNVTKAIRRSNGHKNYWNIRKNLPRETQGYVPAFLATMYIYEYGKEHGIKPRQASMTYFETDTVMVKRKMSFRQVADLLDVPVEELQFLNPIYKLDVIPFVADEPHYLRLPKDKVGLFTSNETAIYAYVDYEDLKRERPYFVDEGDKEALATIGKTTKVKTKYHTVKRGDVLGKIADKYNVSITDLRKWNKIKGNTIYAGQKLKINETIIVNIPQETAVAAKPKKAAKPEVKKEAEPEVAEATSDEETAVAVADADTEEAEEVKPVVVAKETKRSKSVNYEEERLYIVQKGDSLFSIARKHPGVTVENLKDWNKLKGENIQPGMKLKVKSAIN
- a CDS encoding DUF4837 family protein, which codes for MSGAKQILYFVFILCIIGCNSDNSSDSSDSNINEISIIIDDVLWNGDVGDSLRKKLAAPVEGLTQEEPLFTLNQYNEKVFGGKLTKGRNIIVIDKDTINSFTEKTNRYCRPQNVFTIRGKNAQEILFLIEIHADEIIRAIKETEVNENQQRNIKSGLVNHGVFEKFGVCINVPSTYTYAINNNDFLWLKKDTPGGNTSLLLYRVPCNVIERDKTILNNIIKMRDSVGARYIHGQDDNTFMVTEEAYSPYFFTTSYHNKMVFETRGNWEMKNDFMNGPFINYAVRDDKNNSYLVIEGFIYSPSSPKRDLIVELESIIRSAEFL
- a CDS encoding GNAT family N-acetyltransferase, which encodes MKPIFKIKRFNELSLTELYELLQLRSEVFVVEQNCVYQDIDGKDMKALHLIGEYDGKIVAYARLFSAGYYFDNASIGRVVIDEKYRDRKWGHDLIKEALEGIKIHFNATAVTISAQLYLKKFYEAHGFKQEGEGYLEDGIPHIKMNIL
- a CDS encoding OmpA family protein, whose translation is MKPFYCILLLFLLPKPLFSQEEVVHSIYFEFDKFDLKEKQATDVVAFIQALDTTRVESIQIFGYCDDRGKDEYNFKLSNNRANTIKNKLIEKGIKNKIIVTIEGRGRILLEEDIDNVSEARAKNRRVDVVVNFEPLPPPPLDPGVYDALKEKMVVGDRVIMRNILFDRGSSKLTLSSRKELDKVARILHKYKNLEFEIQGHICCTPTFQKEAIDMDTKKRELSKNRAYAVYKYLVSKKIPARRLTYKGYGNTQPLGKGSEFDRRVEFLITKI
- a CDS encoding KUP/HAK/KT family potassium transporter — its product is MSSSHKHLNKVTLGGLIVTLGIIYGDIGTSPLYVMKAIMGGEAIEQDIVLGALSCIFWTLTLQTTVKYVILTLQADNKGEGGIFSLYTLVKRLKKKGLIVPAIIGGSALLADGIITPPISVSSAIEGLRIYNPELDTVPIVIGILFILFAIQRFGTKLVGKFFGPMMLIWFGMLGILGIIPLISNIEVLKALNPYYAFHLLKIHPEGFHVLGFVFLCTTGAEALYSDMGHCGRSNIRISWGFVKSMLVLNYFGQGAYLISHSGKTLAELSDNSNPGNPFYLLMPDWFVPVGIAIATSAAVIASQALISGSFTLISEAMRLNFWPKVSVKFPTELRGQLYIPSVNWLLFLGCVFVVLHFKESGNMEAAYGLAIVLCMIMTTTLLGYYMVMKRYNPILIIFTVAVYFSIEISFFIANISKFTHGGYVSLIIAGLLSFIMAVWFTAKKIRSEYTEFTKIDNYKSVLADLSNDQSIPKYATHLVYLTNAQFSDEIESKIIYSILQKRPKRADIYWFVHVNVVDEPYRMDYRVREIMKDDVIRVDFYLGFRVAPRVNLMFKNVVRDMVKNGEVDITSRYESLNRNNVIGDFKFVIIEKFLSYDNDLPWYERIILDIYFVLKKVSLTEGRAFGLDNSSVKVEQFPIVIHPPEDLHLTRVEDPN
- a CDS encoding S41 family peptidase is translated as MLSRLKRKYVIPAFAVAFLFVGASFKEDFFEIAKQVEIFTTLFKTVNVNYVDETNPGELMDTAIKNMLTDLDPYTVYFNEQDVAKFKINNTGEYTGIGALITRKEGKLIIKEPYKDYPADKAGLKAGDEIIQIGDVSLIDFKEDAGELLKGTKNTAIDIKYLRQGKPYSTQIILNEVDVSAVPFYSMVGDDTGYIVLSQFNAKASAETKEALLELKKQGAKKIILDLRGNPGGLLGEAVNICNLFLPQNETIVTTKSKNEKYNNTYRTQRAPVDTEIPLAVLVNGKSASASEIVSGALQDLDRAVIVGSRSFGKGLVQRPIELTYGTQVKVTISRYYTPSGRGIQALDYTHKDADGKAIRIDQKDYNAFKTKNGRTVYDGGGILPDVVLEESKQSSIADALQRNDAIFNYVTEYYYKHPNQGTAIPTVNDTDFEGFKQFLKRTNFDFDTETEKSLKATLEIAKKEKVDETIAAEYNQLLAALKKSEEKELNQNKEEIKELLLDEIITRYQYKEGLYKYYTTSNAEIKKAAALLNNTAEYNKILSK
- a CDS encoding DUF4349 domain-containing protein, yielding MKKIILLLSVIVLVISCKETVEEAYITEEIAHQIVADPSSAEFYKIAPKSIAKAKQTDPKIIKTATLHFETQNLETTADKIKQAIGKFNGQVQSDEERNEYNTVTRSLIIRIPNESFDNFIDEISKGVSYFDRKEISSRDVTEEYIDNESRIKTKKALEERYLELLKKANKVSEMLEIEKELSVIREEIESKQGRLQYLDNQVSFSSVYLQFYKTVAEREDATVSYGSKIGNALKSGFNSLSSFFIGLIQIWPFILIFVIAFILIRRRFRRKKQ
- the rnpA gene encoding ribonuclease P protein component; this encodes MEQKKYTYPKEEKLKSRNTIDLMFSEGRSVSKYPLRLVYVPLPETEENPIKVGVSVSKKHFKKAVDRNYFKRLLRETYRHNKHLLLENIPGNYAFMLMYQTKDRLSFEEINTKTIQLFEKFITHIKQQ